The window GAGTTTGTCTTTGGTCTGGCCTTGAAATTCCGGTTCACGGATGAAGACCGAGAGCATCGACGCTGCGGAGCCCATCACGTCTTCGGAGGTGATCTGTATGGCTTTCTTGTTGCCCGTCAGTTCGCCGTAGGCGCGCAGCCCCTTGTAGAGCGCTTGGCGCAAGCCGTTCTCGTGCGTGCCGCCTTCGGCCGTCGGAATCGTGTTGCAGTAGGAGAGCGAGAAGCCGTCGTCATCCGAAATCCAAGCAACGGCCCATTCCACAGAACCGTGGCCGCCGTCCTTTTCGACGCGCCCCGAGAAGATGTCCTTGGTGATGCGCGTCCGGCCGTCAATCGACGCGACGAGGAAGTCGCTGAGGCCGCCCGGAAAATGCAGGATGGCTTCGGCGGGCGTGTCATCCTTGATGAGCTCGGGTGCGCACTTCCAGCGAATTTCGACGCCGCCGAATAGGTAGGCTTTCGAGCGTGACATCTTGAAAAGACGGGCAGGGCGAAACGCGGCGCCCTTGCCGAAGATCTTTTCGTCCGGCTTGAAGCGCACTTTCGTGCCGCGCCGGTTCATGATGCTGCCGAGCTTTTCGAGCTTCGTCTGCGGCACGCCGCGCGAGAACACCATGCGATAAAGCTGCTGCTCACGCGCGACCTGGATTTCGAGCGTTTCCGACAGTGCGTTGACGACCGAGACGCCGACGCCGTGCAGGCCGCCCGAGGTATTGTAGGCCTTGGAATCGAACTTGCCGCCCGCATGAAGGACGGTCAGCACGACTTCGAGCGTGCTGAGGCTTTTGTTCTTCGGATAGGGGCCGACCGGGATGCCGCGACCGTTATCCGTGACGGACAGAAAGCCATCGGCCGAAAGCTCGACCTCGATCCATGTCGCGTGGCCCGCGACGGCTTCGTCCATCGAGTTGTCGATCACCTCGGCGAAGAGGTGGTGCATCGCCTTCTCGTCGGTGCCGCCAATGTACATGCCAGGACGGCGGCGAACGGGCTCCAGCCCTTCGAGCACTTCGATATCGTGTTCGCTGTAACCTGCTGTCTCGGCGGGTTTTCTGGCGCGCGACGATTTTTCAGTCATTTCGCTGTCGATTTCCGAAAAGAGATCAATCTGCGATCGGCCCATTTGCAGCCCTCGATGATATCGCGACGCCAAGCACCGTTCGGGAAACCGGGCGGCCCGACGCACGACAGAGGTCCGCTGAGGCGAATCTTGGAAACGTCCTTATAGCGTGCGTCGGGCTCTGCGCCAGCACGCCCAGTGGGCTTTGTGGCCGCGGTGCAACTCAGGCTGGGGTTTGGACCGCGACGTTATCGATCAGGCGCGTCTTGCCGAGCCACGCGGCCGCGAGAACCCGAAGCGGCCGGTTCGCACCGGCGGCAGGCGCCAGTGTTTCGGCGTCGCGGATTTCCACATAGTCCACTTTCGTGAAGCCCGCCGCGCGCAGCGTTTCGACCGCCGACACGGTGGCGACGGTGATGGCAGTGCCGCCCGCAACCCGTTCTGCCACATCCGATATTGCGGCGAAAAGAGCGGGCGCGGCGGCGCGTTCGGCGTCTGAAAGGTAGGCATTCCGCGAGGAGAGCGCGAGGCCGCTTGCTTCGCGCTTTGTCGGCGCTGCGACGAGCGTCACCGGTATATTCAGGTCTTTGACCATCTGCCGCAGGACAGCGAGCTGCTGATAGTCTTTTTCGCCGAAGATCGCGATGGACGGCCTGACCTGGTTGAACAGTTTGCAGCAGACCGTTGCGACGCCGTCAAAATGCTGCGGGCGGAAGGCGCCTTCGAGGTCAGACGCGGCGCTTCCGGCTTTTACGCCTGTTGAGAAGCCGCCCGGATACATCTCTTCGACGCTTGGGCTCCACACGAGATCGGTGGCGACGGTCGCGAGCTTTTTCATGTCGCCCGCTTCGTCGCGCGGGTAGCGCTCGAGATCCTCATGGGGCGCGAACTGCGTCGGGTTCACGAATACGGAGACGACGGCCTTGTCGGCTTTGGTCTTCGCGAGTTCGACGAGCGAGAGGTGGCCGGTGTGCAGCGCGCCCATTGTGGGAACGAGCGCAACCGTTTTTCCCGACGCCTGCCATCCCTCCACGATCCTTCGCAGATCCTGAACGGTGCGCACGGTTTCGATCGAATCACTCACGATGGGCTCCCGGGCGAAATTTGAGGATGTCCTGCCGGGATAGCAGGTGGCACGTCAAGGGAATAAGACGCTCGATGTGCGGTAAGGCTAGCGGCAAGGGCCGGGTGATCTGCTAGTCTGGAGCGCTGGGCGAATCGAGAATGATTAGCGCGCCCTTATTTCAGCGGGTTGAACATGGTCGCAGCACTGCGGCGCGAAGACATGGATCGCGGACTTCCTCCAAGGGATGAGCTTGCCTCACAATATCTTGCTCCCGAGCATCGCCTCGTTGGGGCGCTGATCGAGCGGGCGTTCTTCGCCGAAGACGAGCGCCAGCGCATTGCCGATATCGCTCGCCGTCTGGTTCTGACGGCGCGGGCGGACAAAGGCAATCATGCGGGCGTCGATGCCTTCATGCACGAGTACGGTCTCGCGACCGACGAAGGCGTGATGCTGATGTGCCTTGCGGAGTCACTCCTGCGAGTGCCCGACAGCGAAACGGCCAACGCGCTTATCGCGGACAAGATTTCGAGCGGCGCGTGGGACAAGCATCTCGGCAACTCCGACAGTATGTTCGTCAATGCTTCGACATGGGGCCTGTTGTTGACGGGCCGCATCATGAAGCTGAAGGAGGCGAAGGGCGCAAATCCAGTGCAGGCGATGAAGCGCTTGCTGGTGCGCTCCGGCGAACCGACAATTCGGGTTGCGGTGCGCCAGGCCGTGAAGCTCCTTGGGGAGCAGTTCGTTCTCGGCACGACGATCCAAAGCGCATTGGCGCGCGCGCGCAGTTCTGCCGAAGGCTACCGCTATTCCTACGATATGCTGGGCGAGGCAGCGCGCTCAGAGCATGACGCAGAACGCTATTTCCAGCGCTACATGGAAGCGATCGATGCAATCGGCGCGGACGCTGGTCCGTTCACCGCGACCAACGCGGATGCGATTTTCGAGCGGCCTTCGATTTCAGTGAAGCTTTCGGCGCTGCATCCGCGGTTCGAGCCTGGAAAAGAGCGGCGGCTGCGTTCCGAACTCATGCCGCAGCTTTTGACGCTGGTTCGTGCCGCGCGCGCGAAAGGTCTAGGGCTGACCATCGATGCGGAAGAGCAGGACAGACTGGACCTGACCGCCGCCCTTTTCGGAGAGGCGTTCGTCAACCCGCATCTCGATGGCTGGCATGGTCTCGGCATCGCGGTTCAGGCGTATGGCAAGCGCGCCATTCCGATGATCCGCTGGTTGCGGCGTCTCGCTGAGCAGACCGGAAAACGTATTCCGGTAAGGCTCGTCAAAGGCGCTTACTGGGACAGCGAGATCAAGCTGGCGCAGGAACGCGGTCTTGAAGATTATCCGGTGTTCTCGCGCAAGCTGCACACGGATGTTTCGTATCTTGCCGCGATGCGGCTGCTGATCTCGGATCCAACAGCGTTCTACCCCCAATTCGCCACGCATAATGCGCACACGATTGCGGCAGCGTCGGTTGCGGGCGGATCGGTCGAATTCGAATATCAGCGTCTGCACGGCATGGGTGAGGCGCTCTTTGCGCAGATCGCCGGGTCGGATCAGTTCGATAGACCGTGCCGGATTTATGCGCCCGTTGGCGGACACGAAGATCTGCTCGGGTATCTCGTGCGGCGGCTGTTGGAGAACGGCGCGAATACGTCGTTCGTCAATCGGCTTGGCGATGACGAAACGTCCGTTGCGGACATCATCGCCGATCCCGTCGAAATCGCTGACCGCGAATACACACAGGGCGATCGGCCGATCCTCATTGCACGGCCGCGCGATATCTTTCTTCCAGAGCGCAAGAACAGCGCCGGGCTTGCACTCACGGAAGCGAGTGTGCGGCGCGCGTTGTTAGATGACGCGGCGAAAACGTTGAAGACGCCTTTCGCGGCGGGTCCTATCGTCAGCGGCAAGGCGACAACCGGTGGCGAAGTTGCGGGCCTAGTTGTTTCACCTCACGATCATCGCGAACGCATCGGTACGGTGCGCCTCGCGACTCCGCAGAACCTGGAGGACGCCGTCGCGGCGGCCACGGGTGCAGCGTTCAGTTGGGAGCGGACGCCCGCAACAGAGCGTGCGCGCATCCTTGAGGCGGCTGCGGATCTTTTCGAGAGAGACCGTGCGAAACTGATTGCGGCGCTCATTCGCGAGGCAGGCAAGACGCTGGACGCTGCGCACGGCGAAATTCGTGAAACGGTCGATTATCTTCGCTACTACGCAACGCAGGCGCGGAAGCTGTTCGCCGAACCGATCACGCTCAGAGGGCCGACGGGGGAAGAGAATACGCTCGCGCTTCGCGGGCGCGGACCATTTGCCTGCATATCGCCGTGGAATTTTCCGGTTGCGATTTTTACGGGGCAGATCGCGGCGGCACTGGCGGCGGGGAATACGGTTATCGCCAAGCCCGCCGAGCAGGCACCGATTGCGGGATTTCTCGCGGTCTCCCTATTGCACGAAGCGGGCGTACCTGCTGGTGCGCTGCACTTTGTTACGGGAGGCGGGAAGCTCGGGGATGCTCTCGTCCGCGATCCGCGCATTCGTGGCGTTGCTTTTACCGGCTCGAACGAGACGGCATGGGCGATCCAGCGGGCTCTTGCAGAACGGCGTGGCGTTATCTGCCCGTTTATCGCGGAGACCGGTGGGATTAACGCGATGATCGCGGACTCGACAGCTCTGCCAGAGCAGGTCGTGCGAGATGCGGTGCGCTCGGCTTTCGACAGTGCCGGGCAGCGGTGCTCGGCGGCGCGCGTGCTGTTCGTGCAGGACGACAACGCGCCCCGCATTCGTTCGATGCTGGCCGGTGCGATCGAGGCGCTCGACGTCGGCGATCCACTCGACTACGCGACTGACATTGGTCCTGTGATCGATGAAGCCGCGCAGGATATGCTCGAAAGTCATAAAGTCCGGATGCAGCGCGAAGCCCGCGAGATCATCGATGTCGCGATGCCGGAGTCCTGCCGTGCCGGAACGTATGTGACGCCTGCACTCTACGAGATCGACCGCTTTGCGAAACTCGACACGGAAGTTTTCGGGCCGATCCTTCATCTGGTGCGATACGAGCGTGGGCATCTGGACAGGGTGATCGAGGCGTTGAACGCAACCGGCTACGGCCTCACGCTTGGCCTTCATAGCAGGATCGAAAGCGTGGCTGATTACGTGGCCGAGCATGCGCGCGTCGGCAATCTCTACGTCAACCGCAATCAGATCGGGGCGGTGGTCGGCGTGCAGCCGTTCGGCGGCGAAGGATTGTCGGGCACGGGCCCGAAGGCGGGCGGACCGAACTATCTTATGCGGTTTGCAACTGAACGGGTTGTTTCGACCGATGTTACCGCAACCGGGGGCAACTACACGCTGCTTTCGGGCAAGACCTGAGGGTTGTTGTTTTTTGCGCCTTCCGACTCCCGATGGGAGCCGGCAGGAAGGCGCGGGCGCGGCTACTCGCTCGCCATCACGAAACAATCGACGCCGCGGCGGCGAAGCTCGGTGCAGGTTTTGCTGGCGCGTTGGGCATCAAACCCTGCGAAGCGGGCACGATAGATCTGATGGCCGTCCTTCACAGCCGGATGCGTGACAGATGCCACGCCCGACAGAAGCTGCTTGGCGCG is drawn from Hyphomicrobium methylovorum and contains these coding sequences:
- the panC gene encoding pantoate--beta-alanine ligase, which translates into the protein MSDSIETVRTVQDLRRIVEGWQASGKTVALVPTMGALHTGHLSLVELAKTKADKAVVSVFVNPTQFAPHEDLERYPRDEAGDMKKLATVATDLVWSPSVEEMYPGGFSTGVKAGSAASDLEGAFRPQHFDGVATVCCKLFNQVRPSIAIFGEKDYQQLAVLRQMVKDLNIPVTLVAAPTKREASGLALSSRNAYLSDAERAAAPALFAAISDVAERVAGGTAITVATVSAVETLRAAGFTKVDYVEIRDAETLAPAAGANRPLRVLAAAWLGKTRLIDNVAVQTPA
- the putA gene encoding bifunctional proline dehydrogenase/L-glutamate gamma-semialdehyde dehydrogenase PutA: MVAALRREDMDRGLPPRDELASQYLAPEHRLVGALIERAFFAEDERQRIADIARRLVLTARADKGNHAGVDAFMHEYGLATDEGVMLMCLAESLLRVPDSETANALIADKISSGAWDKHLGNSDSMFVNASTWGLLLTGRIMKLKEAKGANPVQAMKRLLVRSGEPTIRVAVRQAVKLLGEQFVLGTTIQSALARARSSAEGYRYSYDMLGEAARSEHDAERYFQRYMEAIDAIGADAGPFTATNADAIFERPSISVKLSALHPRFEPGKERRLRSELMPQLLTLVRAARAKGLGLTIDAEEQDRLDLTAALFGEAFVNPHLDGWHGLGIAVQAYGKRAIPMIRWLRRLAEQTGKRIPVRLVKGAYWDSEIKLAQERGLEDYPVFSRKLHTDVSYLAAMRLLISDPTAFYPQFATHNAHTIAAASVAGGSVEFEYQRLHGMGEALFAQIAGSDQFDRPCRIYAPVGGHEDLLGYLVRRLLENGANTSFVNRLGDDETSVADIIADPVEIADREYTQGDRPILIARPRDIFLPERKNSAGLALTEASVRRALLDDAAKTLKTPFAAGPIVSGKATTGGEVAGLVVSPHDHRERIGTVRLATPQNLEDAVAAATGAAFSWERTPATERARILEAAADLFERDRAKLIAALIREAGKTLDAAHGEIRETVDYLRYYATQARKLFAEPITLRGPTGEENTLALRGRGPFACISPWNFPVAIFTGQIAAALAAGNTVIAKPAEQAPIAGFLAVSLLHEAGVPAGALHFVTGGGKLGDALVRDPRIRGVAFTGSNETAWAIQRALAERRGVICPFIAETGGINAMIADSTALPEQVVRDAVRSAFDSAGQRCSAARVLFVQDDNAPRIRSMLAGAIEALDVGDPLDYATDIGPVIDEAAQDMLESHKVRMQREAREIIDVAMPESCRAGTYVTPALYEIDRFAKLDTEVFGPILHLVRYERGHLDRVIEALNATGYGLTLGLHSRIESVADYVAEHARVGNLYVNRNQIGAVVGVQPFGGEGLSGTGPKAGGPNYLMRFATERVVSTDVTATGGNYTLLSGKT
- the parE gene encoding DNA topoisomerase IV subunit B produces the protein MGRSQIDLFSEIDSEMTEKSSRARKPAETAGYSEHDIEVLEGLEPVRRRPGMYIGGTDEKAMHHLFAEVIDNSMDEAVAGHATWIEVELSADGFLSVTDNGRGIPVGPYPKNKSLSTLEVVLTVLHAGGKFDSKAYNTSGGLHGVGVSVVNALSETLEIQVAREQQLYRMVFSRGVPQTKLEKLGSIMNRRGTKVRFKPDEKIFGKGAAFRPARLFKMSRSKAYLFGGVEIRWKCAPELIKDDTPAEAILHFPGGLSDFLVASIDGRTRITKDIFSGRVEKDGGHGSVEWAVAWISDDDGFSLSYCNTIPTAEGGTHENGLRQALYKGLRAYGELTGNKKAIQITSEDVMGSAASMLSVFIREPEFQGQTKDKLATVEATRIVETAVRDAFDHWLADSPQQATKLLEWTIDQSEERLKRRREKEIGRQSATRKLRLPGKLADCSIQQAAGTEIFIVEGDSAGGSAKSARARETQAVLPLRGKILNVANASSAKLQQNQLLGDLIQALGAGTGSKYRDDDLRYERVIIMTDADVDGAHIASLLITFFYQEMPELIENGHLFLAVPPLYKISDKSDVAYAHTEALRDQIIAERFKNKKPKVTRFKGLGEMDFKDLKETTMDKSKRTLLRIALDEGERSGLSDVVNSLMGSKPEARFRFIQENAAFAKDLDI